The window CCCCACAATACCCCACCTCCCGTTCTGGGCTGCAGGACATGCCAGGACGGAAAGACAGGGCCTGACTGGGTGTCATTCTCTGTGGGTGGGCTCCAAAGTACAGCAGAGTGGGCACTGCCCAAGGGGGAGGGCCAGGAGTCCTGCAGGACAGTGGCCCTGTTTGGAACAAGGCAGGAGCCTACTAAGCCCGGGCTCCCCGCCCCCACCAACTGCCCACCTCCCCTAGCCGAGTCTGTTCTGTCTGACGAATGGACCCAATAAACAGCACTGGACAAGGCTGCCTCTCTTCTCTGGATGGTCTGCTGCCTGGCCTAAAAGCTGCGGGACGTGGCGGGGGAGTGGTAGAGGGCAGGGCTGGGATCTTTGAAGTGCTGTTGCTGGAGGAAGAGGCCAGAGAACAGCAAGGAGTCTACGTGCCCAGACCCTCACCCCTATccccaaacccaggtctcccctcCCTCACGCCtttgcctggggtggggtgggggtgggcacctGTCCTGTGTGCTACTCTGGGGGTCAGAGGCCCTGGAGGCCCTTTGGGGAAGCAGCCCACTCCCATCCGGCAGCCTCTCCCAGGGCTGGCTAAGACCTGAGCTCTGGAATTCTGTGATGGGGCTGAGACCTCAGATGCATGTGGTGGGTGCTGGATGGGATGCATAAGAACAGCTCCCTCATGGGTTCAGAGCAAAGAGCTGGGGAGGACCTGAGGACCAAGACAAGGCTGAGTGGGTGCTGCAGAGGGCAAGAGCATGCTAGGGCCTCAGGAATCTCCTCTCACCTGGGCTTGGGGGGGTGAAGCAGGCAGGCAGGCAAACTCAGTGGATTCTGACAGGTGCTGGGGGGAGCCAGGGCTGCCTGCTCTAGATGGGGAGCTTTGCTGGGCTGGTGGCCCCTTAAACATCCTCTCAGCTGTGCATGTGCCTGCTGAGTTGCAGCCATTTACAAATCCATAGACAAATCCTGCTCAGGCTTTGGGTATGAATGTTCATGCCTTTTCAGGAGTCAAACCCAGGAGAAAGGTCATCAGTCCAGGCTTGGGAAGGAGAGATGGTTTTGCCATGTTCTCAGAATCAGTGGGGCCAGCTTTCTTGCGACCTTTTTGGTCAACATACACTTCCAAATCTGCCCAGTCCCCCAGGCCCTTGGTTGCTGCAGCCTCATGAGGCTGTTACACGACTACATGGGGGCATGGAGGAGCCTCATACTAGAGGCCAGGTCCCTTCACATGGAAGAAAAGTGGGTGGCACCCAGTATGTGGTGATGGGGGATGATGTCAGACTCTGGCAGAAGCTTGAGTATAGGGTCCAGAGGCACCTGTGCCTGGTTAGGGGCTGACGTGCAATTGTTTGGCCGTTACAACTTCAAACAAGTTGCAAAGTCTCGCTATAGATACCAGGTCTAAAAGCACTGGGcagggtgagccacagtggctcagcaggcagaattctcacctgccatgctagagacttgggtttgattgcCAGTGCCTACCcgtgctaaaaaagaaaaaaagcactggGCAGTAATCAGAGACCTCACAGAACTACTCCAGTGTGCTAGGGTTGAGGGGGAGGACATGTGGCCCTACATGGGGCAGCAGGGACTGGGGCTGATCTGGGCAGGGTGGGCAAAAGTGGGTCTGGTCTGCACCCCTGAGGTGAGAGGATCCTATGATGGGAAAGCCACTCCAGGCTCTCCTCTTGGTAAAACCTACACACAACCCAGGACATGAACAGTAGGCTGATACCCAACTTTGCAAAGAAAACCTTTATTCACAGTTGCTGGGCATAAGGTCTGAGCTCTAAAATCTGGGTTCTGAAGCCCTGGCACCCTCCCACACTGGCCTGGTTGGGGCCTCTGTTGGCTGAGGAGGGCAAGGGGAAGACTCCTGGGGCTCTGGGACTAGACCCTGGGCTCCTCAGCAGTTCAAGAAGGTGAAGGCCTCAGAGAGGGCCCCATGCAGAGCCACCTGGAGCCCTCCCTGCAGCTCGCCATGAGCTTAAGCCAGGCCCTCCCCATCTGCATGGGCAGCTCGTGGGCATTCTTTCCATCCAGGGCAATGGAGGGCGGCAGTTACTGCTGCCAAGGGCAGACACTTTGTGAACAGATCTCCTGGGGGCCATGTCGGCGTGGGGCGGGAGGCAGGCCACCAGTGGCCTCATCAACTATCCTTGCCTCCACTGCTCTTCTGGTCTGATGCTGTGGCCTTGGTCAGATTCCCAGCTTCTCTCTTCAGGATGCTAAGCAGAGTCTGTGAGCTCTCCAGGATCTGAGGCCAGAAGAACAAAAGGTTTGTCACTGCTCCTCAGAGTAGGAAGGTTCCGCAGCCCACCTCACACTCACGGCAAGCAGCATACCAACCCAGAGGTGCTGCAGGGGACGCGCGCTGGCAGGGGGGCAGGCAGAGCCACCGGGATAAAGCTCCTGAGGGCCAGGCACGTCCTGTGTCCGGCCCAAAGCTTGTTCTTCCCCAGCCTGCAGAGCCAGGCAGACTTAGTTTTGACTGCAGCTGTACTCTGGAAGTTCTGTCCCTTGCACTGAACAAAACGGACTGAGTAATAAGTATGGAGCCAAGAACAGGGCCACAACACTGCGGCTCCATACTGGTCCAGGTGCCCCAGTCCCAGAGGCTCCCTGCCCATAGCTGTGTGCTCCTGATGCTCTGCCCCAGAGTCCAAGCGACAGGAACTGAAGCTGCTGCTGGTGGGAACCCCAAGCCACACTTCTCCAGAACGTCCAAGGCTTGCCAGTATCAGCCCTCAGCCCAGCCTGCAGCCCCCTGggtcccccccctccccccggaGCCCCACCTTGAGATAGGCAGCCTCTGTCTCTGCGATGGTCCGGTCAAACTCGTTGCGAGAGGCAATCTTGCGGGCCAGGTTCTCGTTGACCCGGGCTAGTTTCTCAGTCAGCTGCCTCACCTCATTCTGCAGCCgctgcttctcctcctcctcctgctggaTCTGCCGGCACAACTCTTCCCGTTTCTGGCACAGCTCCTCGATGCCTAGAGCAGGGGTGGGAAGGAGGCACTGGTGGGGGCTCAGGGTAGGAAGTCACTCGATCCCCCAAACTCGAGAGCCCATCCTTCCAAATTGTGGTGGGTGGAAGGCTAGTCTAAAGTGAGGCCTGGCGGCATCATCGTCCCTCCAAGTAAGGTCCAAGGAACTTCCTAGCAGGGTTTCGGGGTTAAACAAGTCACTGCACAAAGAGCTGTGGACGGCGTGCCTAGGAGCCAGTAAGCGCTCCAGGCACTCCTCTATTTTACTCACTAAACAGGCCCACCGGTCCCAACCGCGTTCATCAGCTTAAATCCAACGGCGACTCTGATCTAAGAAGGCCCCCGCGTCAGCCCCGGCCCAGGCCCGCTCCACCGGCCAGACACCCAGGACGGAGGATACCGGGGGCTCGCCCAAAGCTAAAGCCGCCACGCACCCCACCCACGAGGGCCCTCGCCTCCCCCGCCCGGCACCGGCGGGACACCCAGGCGGGCGGGGCCGCAGGACGGGCGCTCACACTTGACCAGCTCGTTGTTGTAGTTCTGCAGCGCCGCTCCCTGCTGGGTCATGGTCGTCGCACGCCGCCCGATTCCCCGCCAAGTCAACTGCCGCTACCGCCGCCAAGGCCGGCGCCCGCCAGTGTGACGGACGTCGCACCCCCTCCCGAGCGTCATCGCCGCGCGCCGCGCCTGTCCGAGCGTCATCGCCGCGCGCCCCCTCCCGAGCGTCATCGCCGCGCGCCCCCTCCCGAGCGTCATCGCCGCGCGCCGCGCAGGGCCGACCTGGAGCCGGTGGACGCAGATGGCTGCGACAGGGGAGGAGACGGCCTGCGAACCCGGGCCTGGACCGGAGCTGTTGGTGGCCTGGGACACCATGAGCGTCGGGCTAGTGCCACCGGCGGCGCTGGGCTTGGTGAGGCTCGGGAACACACTCACGGGCCCACCTGGGGTTCCTGGGAACCTGTCGCTCTCTAGGGCTTCCAGCCTCGCCCACCGCcgtcctccctccttcccccacagTTCTGCCGCGTTCGGCGCCCTTGGCAGCCCATGCCTGGCGACTGCCGGACATCCGTGCGCTGCCGACAAGGGGCGGCGGGGTTTCCACAGCCTTTCCCCGCTCCGCTCCCTTCCCCGCTTCTCCCCTGCCGCTGCCGCCCTTCCCCGCTTTTCGCCTTGTTCCTCTTTTCGCGGTTTTCTGCACTTTAGGCGTCCTCCCGGACCAGCGGTGCGGTCCCGCCGAAGGAAGAGGAGCTCCGGGCGGCGGTGGAGGTGCTAAGGGGCCACGGTTTGCACTCGGTTCTGGAGGAGTGGTTCGTAGAAGTGCTGCAGAACGACCTGCAGGCCAACATCTCTCCGGAGTTCTGGAATGCCGTCTCCCAACGCGAGAACTCTGCCGACGAGCCCCAGTGCCTTTTGCTGCTTCTTGACGCTTTCGGCCTGCTGGAGAGCCGCCTGCACCCCTACCTAAGGAGCCTCGAACTCCTGGAGAAATGGACTCGCCTGGGTCTGCTGATGGGCACTGGTGCTCAGGGGCTACGGGAAAAGGTCCACACCATGGTGCGGGGTGTCCTCTTTTTTTCCACTCCTAGAACCTTTCAGGATATGATTCAGCGCCTCTATGGGCGCTACCTGCGAGTCTATATGCAGAGTaaaaggaagggggaaggaggcACAGACCCGGAACTGGAGGGGGAGTTGGACAGCCGCTATGCCCGCCGCCGATACTACCGGCTTCTGCAGAGCCCGCTGTGTGCTGGGTGCGGCAGTGATAAGCAGCAGTGCTGGTGCCGCCAGGCTCTAGAGCAGTTCCAGCAGCTCAGCCAAGTCCTGTGAGTACCCCTGGGATGGCTGTATCCTCCCCCGGTCCTCCTGAGTccacattatttctttgataggTCTCTGCAGAGAGCTGATTGAGGGCTCTACCTGCTTTCCTGGCATCTCTGGGCAGTAAGATACACCTTTTCTTCTGGACCCAGAGGTGTGTCTTTCACACTGCTCACACTCAACCCAATACCGGATGTCTTCTCCACTACCACCCCACATGGCTCTTATCTGCAGGAGCCCAAACTTCCTGCGTTGCCCAGAATTCTCCTTGGCCAGTTGTAAGCTCTGTAAAGGAGGAACAGTGTTTGTATTCATGGGAGTACCTAGTTTTTACTGCAGTGGCTGTGAACAGCAGACTGGCTATTTCCTTTTGTGGGGAGATTGgaccagcatgacaggcaagcggACTTCTTTCCCTGTACTTTGAGAGaagagtacttttttttttgttagagccAGATCCTATTACATGAGCCCTCTAGCAACTGTCTCGGTCTCCCCGGCCTGCCTGTGGTGATATTGTCACGTTGAGTGAAGTGGCAGCACTGCAACCGTTTGGGAGATAGCATCTCAGCTGGACCAAGGGAGGAGGCCCTGAAGGGTGTAAATGCTCTTTCTCATCTTCCCTTTGGGCCACCTGTCACTTAGATCAGGGTCTGCACTGAAAAGTACTTAGGTTCACCTGGCAGGGTACTGTTGGCTGCTGTTCCAGAGGCACTCCTAGTAAATGAAGCTTGGCCCCAGGAGCCACACTTACTGCTGCTGGATAGAGGATGCTGTCTGGGTGGGGTGTGCAGCTGCTTCCCAGGGTTCTGCCTTCCCAGCAGCTTTTCCTTGAAGCCCTTGGTACAACTGCCCTTTGAGGCGGCAGTGGGAGCTCTCCCTGCATGGGTGGCAGGTGTGCACTGTGCTCCACATGCGGGGCCGTCCTGGGTTCCCGGGCCAGACATGCGCCAAGTATACCCACTACTCTGCCTTCCAGACACAGGCTCAGTTTGTTGGAACGGGTCAGTGCGGAGGCAGTGACCAGCACTCTGCATCAGGTGACACGGGAAAGGATGGAGGATCGCTGCCGGGGCGAGTACGAGCGCTCATTCCTGCGGGAGTTTCACAAGGTGAGGTGCCCATTGTCCGTGCCTCCACCAGGACTGGCCCTGCCAGAAAGCACTTCATTGGCCACTGAAACCCATCCCTCTTGCCAGGTAGAGGCCAGATCTTCTGGGTCTGTTCTGGTGACAGTGTCCAAGGTCTACGCAGAGCTGCATGGCAGGGGCAGTGCCAAGGGCAGGAGTGGGGAATCCACTTGCTTCTTGACCTTGCTGCCTCCTCTTTGTGGGCTCCACTTCCATCCCTGACAAGGCCCCTACGACCAGCCTGCATGCCTCCATGGGCTGAGCGTTCCTTgcagggcagggaaggagagcagaGTCACTGCGGGGGCGGGGTCTGGGGCAGAATGGCGTGGTGGCAAGGTCACCCTTTGCTGAGGGAGGCAGAGCCTTGGTGTCCGCTGTCTGCTCGTAGGCCTGCAGCTTGCCCCAGGGCGCCCTCAGTCCACAGAGGAGCTGGGCTCCTAGTGTGTGGACCTGTTTGCTTCTCGCCGTTCCCAAGGTCCCTGTGGCACACAGTGTTAAAAGTGTTGTCTCCAGAGCTCCAGCCTAGAGTGGGCATGAGCACCAGCAGCCAGCAGAATGAGCGCACTGTTCCCAGGTGGAGAGAACATGGCCTAGGAGGTGGCAGCCTTGTGCATGGGATGGTCTGTGGGCCATGTCCTCATGCCAGTGAACATGTACACTGGTGGTTTGCATCATGCTGTGTCATGTACTGGTCCCATGTCTAATCCCATGTGTGTGGCTGTGTTCACATGGAGGGGGATATGCCTCCCACACAACCCATGTGTCTGTCATTCATGTACCCTGCATTAGGGTCACTGCTGCCTGAGTCAGAGGTAGGGCACTGCAGGGTTCCTCGTAGAGGGGAGTGTGGGGGCCTGAGCGGAGGGGCAGGGCCCTGCAGAGTTCCACATTTGCCAGCCTGCAGACGGGTGGCTCAGGGTCTCTTGGGCCCAGCTAGCTGGGACAGTGGTTACCGTGCAGCTTTCCCTGACCTCTGGGCCAGTCTGGGACCCACCGCTCTTGCCTGTGCTCTGCCCACAGTGGATCGAGAGGGTAGTCGGCTGGCTTGGCAAAGTGTTCCTGCAGGATGGTCCCACCAGGCCGGCATCTCCTGAGGCTGGCAGCACACTGCGCCGCTGGCGCTGCCACGTGCAGAGGTTCTTCTACCGCGCCTATGCCAGCATGCGCATCGAGGAGCTCTTCAGCATCATCCGAGGTCAGTGGGTGAGCCCGTGCACCCTCTGGCCATGTCCACGCCTGTCCCCTGCCGGCTGGTGCCTTCTGATTGAGCCCTTTCATTCTTGCTGACAGGCAGAGGGGACCTGGGGGGTAGCGCTCCAGTGTGGCTGCCTGCCTGCCACTGTCTCGGGCCCTCCAGGCCACATCTGTCTCTGGACAGGTTGCGGCCAGACCAGACAGCTGCTGACATCTGGCAGGCAGCAGTGTCATTGCCGGACGTTGGCATGGGTGCACTCAGCCCTGCCTGCAGTTCTAGGCATCCTCACACGCATCGCCTGAGTGcaggcccctccctccccacagaCTTCCCAGACTCCCGGCCGGCTGTCGAGGACCTGAAGTACTGCCTGGAGAGGACCAGCCAGCGGCAGCAGCTGCTTGTGTCCCTCAAGGCGGCGCTGGAGACCCGGCTTCTACATCCAGGTGTGGGGGTGTAGGTGTACCCCTTGAGGTCCCTAGTCCCCAGAATCCTGGGGTCCAAGTCTTTAAGGCCTGATGAAGAAATGTGTCAAGAAACAGTTTCTGAGGTTTGCTCAGTTTCATCCTTCTTTGAAGGAAAGTAATGTGAAGTTCCCAGTTAGGTTGAGAGCCCCGGAGATGCCCAGTATCCTCTGTGCAGGTTGCCTGGGGCACAGAGGTCTTGCCGGGAAGCCCTAGACAAAGTTCAGGCTTAGGGGATGGGGCAGTCCCTGCTGGGCACCCTGATTGGGGGAGGGGTCACCGTGGTGGGCTGTAGATTGCCTGCCCAGTGTTGTCTCCATTGCTGCCCAGCACACCTTTGTCTGCCCAGGGAGCTGCTGTCTGGAGCACCGTGGGCCTCgcagggtgggagggaaggacGGGACCCCCGGCTGTCATGACTGCTGGGGCCTCTCCCGGCTGCAGGTGTCAACACGTGCGACATCATCACCCTCTACATCTCCGCCATCAAGGCTCTGCGTGTGCTGGACTCCTCCATGGTCATCCTCGAGGTGGCCTGTGAGCCTGTCCGCCGGTACCTCAGGTGAGGCCCCTCGTACCCCcccccactgccctccctgctgccAGATGGCGTGAAGGCCAGCAGCATGGTCCGCTGACACCCGGCTCCTGGAAGGACCCGGGAGGACACTGTGAGGCAGATCGTGGCTGGGCTGACAGGGGACTCAGACGGGACTGGGGACCTGGCTGTCGAGTTGTCCAAGACGGACCCAGCGAGCCTGGAGACTGGCCAGGACAGCGAGGATGACTCTGGCGAGCCCGAGGACTGGGTGCCTGACCCTGTGGACGCTGACCAAGGTCATCTGCCCCTCTGGCCCCACTGTTCCCAGTCCAGGCGGGCTGAAGAACAGCCCCAGGTCCTCAGAGGGCATGTTCTGGCTGCCTTGGCTGGGCCCACATGGGGCTGTGTCCCTGCAGCTGGGTGTCTGCCCCGTAGCCTGGGGATATGGCCCTTCCCGGCCAGCTGGAGCGTTATGGTGAAGTGAGGCCCCCCTCCTGCAGGGCTGGCCAGGGCTAGGGGTACCCCATGCTTGCCAGGTGCCAGCGtgcctcacctgccatgcaggaaagtCAAGCTCCAAGAGGCGCTCCTCGGACATCATCAGCTTGCTGGTCAGCATCTACGGCAGCAAAGATCTCTTCATCAATGAGTACCGCTCGCTGCTGGCTGACCGCCTCCTGCACCAGTTCAGCTTTAGCCCCGAGCGGTGAGCAGTGCATCCCTGCCCTGGCTGTGGAGTCCCTGGTCTCACTGGGGATGTGAGGAGCCAGCCCGTCTCTAGGGGGCACTGTGACCTAGCAGCTGGGCCTCCCTGCAGGCCTGCCCACTTTGATTCCAAGGGCAGAGCAGCCTCTGATGACCCCAACGGTGAGCTTGGGTCCCGTTCATGCCCACGTTGCTGCTGAGTGGACCAGCCTTGCACCCGCTGGCCCAGTGGGGGTCTGCTCAGAGGCCAGCCAGGGGTGGTCCAGAGTTGCCAGGAGGCCATGCCTGGTACCCTGATCAGAGCTGTGTTTCCCACCTGCTGCCTCCTGGCTCTGGGTGCCCTGCGTGGCACTCTGCCCAGGAACCAAGATTGGTAGGGGTGCCACAGGCCCACCATGACGCCTCCTTCCAGGGAAATCCGCAACGTGGAGCTGTTGAAGCTGCGCTTTGGTGATGCCCCGATGCACTTCTGCGAGGTCATGCTCAAGGTGGGTGTCCTGCGCCCGGGTGCGCCCCGCCCCACCCTTCTGCCTCTCCTGAGCATTTCCTCTCCTTCAGGACATGGCAGACTCACGCCGCATCAATGCCAACATCCGTGAGGAGGATGAGAAGCGCCCTGCTGAGGAGCAGCCGCCGTTTGGGGTCTACGCCGTCATCCTGTCTAGCGAGTTCTGGCCCCCCTTCAAAGATGAGAAGCTGGAGGTCCCCGAGGCCATCAAGGAGGCCCTGGAGACCTACTGCAAGAAGTACGAGAAGCTGAAGGTGCGGGGGGCCctggcagggggcaggggaggcaCTATGGCCTGGACCCACACCCCTTGAACTGCCTGCCTGGCAGCGGGTGCCAGGGAAGCCGAGTGTAGCCTCATCGGGGCATGTACCACTGCTGTCCCTCCCTCTTTGTCCTCAGAGGCCTCTCCATCCCGGTGTGTCCATTCCTCCCTCCATTCTTGGAGGACTTCCTGGGTCTGGCCACCACCGCCTGTGTCCCTCTGGGCCCCTCTCAGCGGTGGCCTGTTCTCTTGGGTCCTCCGTCCCCTGCAGGAGGGTGACCAGGCCCCATACTCCCTTCCATGGTTCATCCCTTGAGCTAGTGTGTCCACACTGCCCACGTCCCCCTGTGCCCTTGCCCTGTTCGCCCACACACGTCCGTGTTCCCCCTTCCTGACCCACCATTGCCTTGCTGCTGCCCACTGCCCCCACCCAGGCCATGCGGACGCTCAGCTGGAAGCACACGCTGGGCCTGGTGACGATGGACGTGGAGCTGACTGACCGTACCCTGTCCGTGGCTGTGACCCCTGTGCAGGCAGTGGTCCTGCTGTACTTCCAGGACCAAGGTAGGCGTCCCTGTCCCGGCCCTCCCCAGCAGTGCCTGCTCTCTGCTGTGGCAAGGCTTTGGCCCCAAGGGGCGGGCAGCAGCCCCTGCCTCTCCGTGTTGCCTGATGCCCTGGGCCACTCCCCTTGCAGCCAGCTGGAGCCTGGAGGCACTGAGCAAGGTGGTGAAGATGCCAGCGGCACTGCTGCGGCGGCGCATGGCTGTGTGGCTCCAGCAGGGTGTGCTGCGCGAGGGGCCCCCAGGCACCTTCTCCGTGGTCGAGGAGGAGCGGCCCCAGGACCGGGACAGCATGGTGCTCATCGACAGCGACGACGAGAGCGACTCGGGCCTGGCCTCCCAGGCTGACCAGAAGGAGGAGGAGCTGCTGGTGGGTCAGCTGCGCCCGGTGCCCATGCTGGGCGCTCAAGGGGGGGAGCTGGGGGTGCTAGGGGGCGCCTTGCAGGGAGCTGGGACCCACGCTCGTGCTGACCAGTGGCCTGGCGGCGGCCCCCAGCTCTTCTGGACCTATATCCAGGCCATGCTGACCAACCTGGAGAGCCTGTCGCTGGAGCGCATCTACAGCATGCTGCGCATGTTCGTCATGACCGGCCCGGCGCTGGCCGAGATCGACCTGCAGGAGCTCCAGGGCTACCTGCAGAAGAAAGTACGTGACCAGCAGCTGGTCTACTCAGCCGGAGTCTACCGCCTGCCCAAGAGCTGCAGCTGACGTGCCCCACTCCTCCTGCCTGCCCAAGAGCTGCAGCTGacgcgccccgcccccgccccgctcCCCAGCCACAGCCCCGCACATTAAAGCAGATGGATTCACTCCCGTGTCCAGGAGGCCTGGTCTCTCAGTGTCCCCAGTGCGTGTACTGCCCCACCTGTGAAGGCCCCACATCTGAGCCTGAGGTGCAGGCAAGGTACGCAGGTCACTGTCTAGAAGTCTCTTCTGGGGTTCCTTTGCCTCTGCAGACCTTCCAGCCCTGCCTCACTTTGCTGGCCTCTGCCTGCCTGCTGGGCATTGTGTGGATGCCGTCTGAGGCTCTGGGAGCAGCAGGGCACCCTTGAGCCAACAGCCTCCTGCATCTTGGGCAGTTGAGGGCTGTGGCATTGCAGCAAAAGGGTCGGGGGCTTATCCTGCCGTCCTACGTAAGGAGCAGCACCGCCCGAGGTCTTGGGTGTCTGAGTGGCCAAAACAAAAGCGTGCATACGAGAAAGGCAGGTCACTCCTACACTCCCCACACCACAGCCTCCTAGGGCCTTGGGGTGCCAGGCTCCAAGGCACCTTGTGGTTGACAGCCCAGCCAACCCACCTCCGCAGGCAACCTTGCCTAGGCCCTGTGAGGACAGGCCAGGGGATTTCCCCTGCAGGCGCCCACACTGTCTGCTGGCTGGGGCTCTCCCTTTGGAGACATTTGCCTGGCTCTCGGGCAGGGCCTCCTCTCGCCTGGGGTGCCCCCCTCACAGGGACATCAGCCCTTTGGGCGCCTCCAGCTTCCTATTtctgccccacccctctcccattTTGGGCTTGCCCTTCACGTGGCTCCAAACAAAAGCCCGTTTCAAGGACTCCCCTACCCCCCTTCTTACTTGGGAGACTTCTGTCTGCACAGGGTTTGAAGGGGGAAATCAGCAGTGTGATGAAGTCTTAGTGACTTGTCTGAAGATCCTGACAGTCCTGAGGGGCTGCTCCCACCTGCGTCCAGGCCACTTTGTGCCACTGTCACAAGAAGAGACCCCTATCCCCACCCTAAAAGTTCTGGGGAGGCCCCTAGTGGAGGCACTGAGGCACACGGTCCACATGCAAACCCTGCGCCCTGCCTTGGGCGGGGTGCACCACCCTCCTAACCAGGATGTGAACCTGCTGGACCGGCCTGGCAAGGTGGCAGTGCCAAC of the Tamandua tetradactyla isolate mTamTet1 chromosome 2, mTamTet1.pri, whole genome shotgun sequence genome contains:
- the SSNA1 gene encoding microtubule nucleation factor SSNA1 isoform X3 codes for the protein MTQQGAALQNYNNELVKCIEELCQKREELCRQIQQEEEEKQRLQNEVRQLTEKLARVNENLARKIASRNEFDRTIAETEAAYLKILESSQTLLSILKREAGNLTKATASDQKSSGGKDS
- the SSNA1 gene encoding microtubule nucleation factor SSNA1 isoform X2 → MAGIEELCQKREELCRQIQQEEEEKQRLQNEVRQLTEKLARVNENLARKIASRNEFDRTIAETEAAYLKAGEEQALGRTQDVPGPQELYPGGSACPPASARPLQHLWILESSQTLLSILKREAGNLTKATASDQKSSGGKDS
- the SSNA1 gene encoding microtubule nucleation factor SSNA1 isoform X1 encodes the protein MTQQGAALQNYNNELVKCIEELCQKREELCRQIQQEEEEKQRLQNEVRQLTEKLARVNENLARKIASRNEFDRTIAETEAAYLKAGEEQALGRTQDVPGPQELYPGGSACPPASARPLQHLWILESSQTLLSILKREAGNLTKATASDQKSSGGKDS
- the ANAPC2 gene encoding anaphase-promoting complex subunit 2, translated to MAATGEETACEPGPGPELLVAWDTMSVGLVPPAALGLASSRTSGAVPPKEEELRAAVEVLRGHGLHSVLEEWFVEVLQNDLQANISPEFWNAVSQRENSADEPQCLLLLLDAFGLLESRLHPYLRSLELLEKWTRLGLLMGTGAQGLREKVHTMVRGVLFFSTPRTFQDMIQRLYGRYLRVYMQSKRKGEGGTDPELEGELDSRYARRRYYRLLQSPLCAGCGSDKQQCWCRQALEQFQQLSQVLHRLSLLERVSAEAVTSTLHQVTRERMEDRCRGEYERSFLREFHKWIERVVGWLGKVFLQDGPTRPASPEAGSTLRRWRCHVQRFFYRAYASMRIEELFSIIRDFPDSRPAVEDLKYCLERTSQRQQLLVSLKAALETRLLHPGVNTCDIITLYISAIKALRVLDSSMVILEVACEPVRRYLRTREDTVRQIVAGLTGDSDGTGDLAVELSKTDPASLETGQDSEDDSGEPEDWVPDPVDADQGKSSSKRRSSDIISLLVSIYGSKDLFINEYRSLLADRLLHQFSFSPEREIRNVELLKLRFGDAPMHFCEVMLKDMADSRRINANIREEDEKRPAEEQPPFGVYAVILSSEFWPPFKDEKLEVPEAIKEALETYCKKYEKLKAMRTLSWKHTLGLVTMDVELTDRTLSVAVTPVQAVVLLYFQDQASWSLEALSKVVKMPAALLRRRMAVWLQQGVLREGPPGTFSVVEEERPQDRDSMVLIDSDDESDSGLASQADQKEEELLLFWTYIQAMLTNLESLSLERIYSMLRMFVMTGPALAEIDLQELQGYLQKKVRDQQLVYSAGVYRLPKSCS